The Fructilactobacillus myrtifloralis genome contains a region encoding:
- a CDS encoding MFS transporter, giving the protein MRKFREWGLAMLLIGGAAGLIMLMQWQKHTVILGYDTFFHFNRIYDAAQQLQTGRFNYFMSNYGYQQSGQMINALYGPYFAYGLGLLLWLTGSWFSFQLVTGTLILVGAGVSAWVLFCRLHVKRSLAILGALIYLGQNFITYWITSAAFLDWGAMILPLAVLMGLGLLDGRPAKISWGLGMVIAILIEMHTLSAVMTCLLLIPFALVGWWRSKTKWRYLGRLGLNALGTLVLTANYLVVFVNVMVHNRLVAPFAVKNLAQGAMHFLSPNWMQADLGVVFIVIISGQIALLLLVRPQRRLNYFLTGIGLFFFYISSNLFPWRLVGRHLPFLNHFLQFPSRFFSFAALLILAGFLMSLTTVLATPKWQWGHGSVYALVGLLAVMTVMLGMRNVKFQADNNWHGQTEPPQVGVYTPVKHRHDYYQPGVTNARLKADFASSDLSKPLLDERRGITDYLPNNSGRANVRHLQTQYQTQIMPRPSRFTKHVDRQGQLHVAWRAPQSAVTTIPVVAYHDTRVRLNGRPLQRGQRADANHFTITEIGAIQVATRSGTNQATVAYHQAAWITAAGLISLGAWFLVLVGGLWLCIRHLLQRCCDWE; this is encoded by the coding sequence ATGCGAAAGTTCCGTGAATGGGGCCTAGCTATGTTACTGATTGGTGGCGCAGCGGGCTTGATCATGTTAATGCAGTGGCAAAAGCATACCGTCATCCTCGGATACGATACGTTCTTTCATTTCAATCGAATTTATGATGCCGCCCAGCAGTTGCAAACGGGGCGGTTTAACTACTTCATGAGTAACTACGGATACCAACAATCGGGCCAAATGATTAATGCCCTCTATGGACCGTACTTTGCGTATGGATTAGGGCTCCTGTTGTGGCTAACTGGTAGTTGGTTTAGCTTTCAACTAGTGACCGGCACCCTAATTTTAGTGGGGGCGGGAGTTAGTGCCTGGGTGCTATTTTGCCGGTTGCACGTGAAGCGGTCCTTAGCAATCCTGGGAGCCCTCATTTATTTAGGGCAGAATTTTATTACATACTGGATCACGAGCGCCGCCTTTCTGGATTGGGGCGCGATGATACTGCCCCTGGCAGTTTTAATGGGCTTAGGCTTATTGGATGGGCGTCCTGCTAAAATATCATGGGGACTCGGAATGGTCATTGCAATTTTAATTGAAATGCACACCTTGAGTGCCGTGATGACCTGTTTGTTGTTGATTCCCTTTGCCCTAGTTGGCTGGTGGCGCTCGAAAACGAAGTGGCGCTACCTTGGACGCTTAGGGTTAAATGCGCTTGGAACGCTTGTGCTAACTGCTAATTACCTAGTGGTATTTGTGAACGTGATGGTGCATAACCGCTTAGTGGCACCGTTTGCCGTGAAGAACTTAGCCCAGGGGGCCATGCATTTTTTAAGTCCGAATTGGATGCAGGCCGACCTTGGAGTCGTGTTTATCGTAATTATTAGTGGGCAAATTGCCTTGTTACTGTTAGTGCGTCCGCAGCGGCGCTTAAACTACTTTCTAACTGGAATTGGGCTCTTCTTTTTCTACATTTCCTCAAATCTCTTTCCCTGGCGGTTAGTGGGGCGGCACTTGCCGTTCTTAAACCATTTTCTCCAGTTTCCCTCCCGCTTTTTTTCGTTTGCAGCCTTATTAATTCTGGCGGGCTTTTTAATGTCACTCACAACCGTTTTGGCCACGCCCAAGTGGCAGTGGGGGCATGGGTCTGTGTATGCTCTGGTGGGGTTGCTAGCCGTCATGACCGTGATGTTAGGGATGCGCAATGTGAAATTTCAAGCCGATAATAACTGGCACGGACAGACCGAACCACCCCAAGTCGGGGTTTATACTCCGGTCAAGCATCGTCACGATTATTACCAACCGGGAGTTACCAACGCCCGGCTCAAAGCGGACTTTGCCAGTTCTGATCTGAGTAAGCCGTTACTAGATGAACGACGGGGGATTACCGACTATTTACCTAATAACAGTGGGCGTGCCAACGTTCGGCACTTACAAACGCAGTATCAAACCCAAATCATGCCACGGCCGTCCCGCTTTACCAAGCACGTTGATCGGCAGGGACAGTTACACGTGGCCTGGCGCGCACCTCAGTCTGCGGTGACCACCATTCCGGTAGTGGCCTATCACGATACGCGGGTTCGGTTGAACGGGCGTCCGTTACAGCGGGGACAACGTGCGGATGCGAACCACTTTACGATAACTGAGATTGGCGCAATTCAGGTGGCCACGCGGTCAGGAACCAATCAGGCAACGGTCGCTTATCACCAAGCTGCGTGGATTACAGCAGCTGGATTAATTTCACTGGGAGCCTGGTTCCTGGTGTTGGTTGGAGGACTATGGTTGTGCATACGGCACCTGCTCCAGCGTTGCTGCGATTGGGAGTAA
- a CDS encoding nitroreductase family protein: MNTQLLDLMKQRRTIYHLGKNVQFDQAELYRYIKEIVRYTPSAFNSQPVRAVVLFNEHHAALWDIVETTLEEKVAPDAFLRTKAKISSFRDAYASILFYTDMDVVKDYTDNPALATYQYQEYNWSEEAQGNAQFAVWTGLEENGLGVNIQHYDPLINAAVASRFEIPASWQLRAEMNFGSIEKPADAKEFMDDEDRFKLFQ, translated from the coding sequence GTGAACACCCAATTATTAGATTTAATGAAGCAGCGGCGGACGATTTATCATTTGGGAAAAAACGTCCAGTTCGACCAAGCGGAGCTTTATCGCTACATTAAGGAAATTGTCCGCTATACTCCGTCAGCATTTAACAGTCAACCGGTCCGGGCCGTTGTGTTGTTTAACGAACACCACGCAGCGCTGTGGGACATCGTGGAAACCACCCTTGAAGAAAAGGTTGCCCCAGATGCCTTCTTACGGACGAAGGCCAAGATTAGTAGCTTTCGGGATGCCTACGCTTCCATTTTGTTTTACACCGATATGGACGTTGTTAAGGACTATACGGATAATCCGGCGTTAGCTACCTATCAATATCAAGAATACAACTGGTCTGAAGAGGCGCAGGGGAACGCCCAATTTGCCGTGTGGACGGGACTCGAAGAAAACGGGTTGGGAGTAAACATTCAACACTACGATCCGTTGATTAATGCAGCGGTGGCTTCCCGGTTTGAGATTCCCGCTAGTTGGCAACTGCGCGCCGAAATGAACTTTGGTTCGATTGAAAAACCAGCGGACGCAAAGGAATTTATGGATGATGAGGATCGCTTTAAGCTCTTTCAGTAG
- a CDS encoding NmrA family NAD(P)-binding protein: MKYAVTAATSHLGQLVVNHLLTLVPFQDIVIITHDLTKAQALFPAALDIRQGDYTNPASLQTALHEVDRVLMLSAHPDETVSRLTQHQNVVTAAVDNHVQWLGYTSFFHADQWHNPLIDDHRKTEQLIAATAVPHSFLRNNCYLENEQPALKTALQQHQPLVTTAGDQVIGWAAERYYAQAAAVLLSKATEELQPVYELTGAFHTYTDLVAAVQTVTGTKLALQQVTPAEYQRWLKDKKVNATTTQFLTNWQQLLRAGAFGPQIDHQPVQMGMSHQEIADIQSQSQDLPRLLGQPLPSLTEQVRDLLTPKPGYLL; encoded by the coding sequence ATGAAATACGCAGTTACGGCCGCGACCAGTCATTTGGGTCAGTTGGTAGTGAATCACTTACTTACCCTGGTTCCCTTTCAAGACATTGTCATCATTACCCATGATTTAACCAAGGCGCAGGCCCTGTTTCCGGCTGCCCTAGACATCCGGCAGGGGGATTATACTAATCCCGCAAGCCTCCAAACCGCCCTGCATGAGGTTGACCGGGTCCTCATGCTTTCAGCTCATCCCGATGAAACCGTTTCGCGCTTAACTCAACATCAAAACGTGGTGACGGCTGCGGTTGACAATCACGTCCAGTGGCTGGGTTACACCAGTTTCTTTCATGCTGATCAGTGGCATAATCCCCTGATTGACGACCACCGCAAAACCGAACAACTAATTGCAGCCACAGCTGTGCCTCACTCCTTTTTGCGAAATAACTGCTACTTAGAAAACGAACAACCAGCGCTTAAAACCGCCCTCCAGCAACACCAACCCCTCGTTACTACGGCGGGCGACCAGGTCATCGGGTGGGCAGCGGAACGGTATTACGCCCAAGCAGCTGCCGTTCTCCTTAGCAAGGCCACTGAGGAATTGCAACCCGTTTACGAACTAACCGGGGCCTTTCACACGTATACTGATTTAGTGGCAGCGGTGCAGACCGTTACGGGTACCAAACTAGCATTGCAGCAGGTAACCCCAGCTGAGTACCAACGCTGGTTAAAGGACAAAAAGGTGAATGCCACCACCACTCAGTTCCTAACCAATTGGCAGCAACTACTTCGTGCTGGCGCCTTCGGACCACAGATTGACCACCAACCGGTGCAAATGGGAATGAGTCACCAAGAGATTGCCGACATCCAGTCCCAATCTCAGGATCTCCCGCGGCTGCTTGGCCAACCGCTGCCGAGCTTGACGGAGCAAGTTCGGGACTTGTTGACGCCCAAGCCGGGATACCTGTTGTAA
- a CDS encoding NAD(P)-dependent oxidoreductase, whose protein sequence is MAKITVYNVRDFEKPLYQELNHDRFELKLMEEPLTADNVETANGSVGVLIDGTTNADAELLAALKGLGIKYCFTRFVGYNNIDLDAASARDIMVARVPSYSPYSVAELALTLGLDLVRHVTEATDNTNQGDFLLHQGYFANEIDHLTVGIIGVGHMGAAEAKLWHNLGAEVLGYQRTPNDNPDVDFVSLNELLMQSDIVSIHVPYFPGENDLMIGAIEIGNMKNQAVLVNTARGELIDTAAVADALADGNLAGYAADVIPDENAIDGKQFDSLDDIPDPELLSLMKHYPNVIITPHMGYDTEPATKDMIKVSLQNFQDAIDTGETENQIK, encoded by the coding sequence ATGGCTAAAATTACGGTTTATAACGTTCGTGACTTTGAAAAACCGCTGTATCAGGAACTCAACCACGATCGCTTTGAATTAAAATTAATGGAAGAACCATTGACGGCGGACAACGTTGAAACTGCTAACGGGTCAGTCGGCGTTTTAATCGATGGGACGACTAATGCGGATGCAGAATTATTGGCAGCGCTCAAGGGATTGGGCATCAAGTACTGCTTTACCCGCTTTGTGGGTTACAACAACATTGATTTAGACGCTGCGAGTGCGCGTGACATTATGGTGGCCCGGGTTCCAAGTTACTCACCATACTCAGTGGCAGAATTAGCGTTGACGCTGGGCTTGGACCTGGTTCGCCACGTTACGGAAGCAACTGACAATACCAACCAAGGTGATTTCTTACTGCATCAGGGGTACTTTGCCAACGAAATTGACCACTTAACGGTGGGAATCATTGGAGTGGGACACATGGGAGCAGCCGAGGCGAAGCTGTGGCACAACTTAGGCGCCGAAGTGTTAGGCTACCAACGCACGCCCAACGATAATCCCGACGTTGATTTTGTTTCCTTAAACGAATTGTTGATGCAATCAGACATCGTTTCAATCCATGTTCCTTATTTCCCAGGAGAAAACGACCTCATGATTGGGGCGATTGAAATTGGAAACATGAAGAATCAAGCTGTCCTCGTGAACACCGCCCGGGGTGAATTAATCGATACGGCTGCCGTGGCTGATGCCCTTGCTGATGGTAATCTAGCTGGTTATGCGGCTGACGTTATCCCAGATGAAAATGCCATTGATGGCAAGCAGTTCGATAGTTTGGATGACATTCCGGATCCAGAATTACTGAGCTTGATGAAACACTACCCGAACGTGATTATTACCCCCCACATGGGTTATGACACGGAACCAGCTACTAAGGACATGATTAAAGTTAGTTTACAAAACTTTCAAGATGCCATTGATACTGGTGAAACTGAGAACCAAATTAAGTAG
- a CDS encoding YfhO family protein, producing MNKKLKHLLGYVAAFLIPIAIVSVAFAGRGIAPVGNHNLLVSDLATQYFPFFNFLRTQLQHGTISTYSFLFSLGDNTIPVYTYYLMSPLNLLVGLVKSAQIPLLMEALIMIKIGLISLSMVIFLRVHEHRFEWRQLVAGTAYGLCGFVAMYFYDFMWLEALMVLPFLTLAIDRLFTKGKWGWYTFTLLVGILLNYYMGYMLCVYSVIYFIYLLLLHQPQSMKFWAYVKTQGTCLAKYIVSSLLGGALSAFLLVPTLVGMLSTGKGSLSFVSFLPIVRFLPSDFLSLGVGATNFVGRLNHEPSLFVGSFFALGMLVFWLSPRITRHEKRASVWLVGAIFIGMLIATFDTIWHMFQMPAGFPFREVYMLSFVMIWLGYQAWQRGAFQSRTVVVQAAVVLAGLLTLGYGAAFLEIRIARAVHWSTPFYVTSYWNWIIALVFLGVTVGVILLSQKHPRWWPLILVVVAVEMGTNFWLALGGTNEYGNQPRFARHFQQSTRLVETARRNDRFTRLDVNNQLYTHSFNINYNQYNDSLLFNFYGVNSYTSSLNVHTHDALTNLGLYSRNERRVSVRGLTPVTAQLLSVGRQVDIDQQGHRTITENAQNTGLGYAVAAGSAHVRLVNQDVYGNLNRLFQAESNTKQTVFHPNRVQTLQKHQQGGQFKYRVRVTPTLSGPQYLDLQRVSPNQKLQLAVNGKRVASRYPQNGAELISLGKQSKPFVVTLMSNRKLTAQDWRTTFASYQPEPVQRFEQATKPYRLQVDNPRQLALHGDRFTAQVRTTKDRPVVLISIPYDQGWTITADGKPVKMKKALNGLSQVTLTPGHHRLAFHYQTPGFKVGLIISGLGLLGVLLASWMWKTPRTVRRNKKW from the coding sequence ATGAATAAGAAATTGAAGCACCTCCTGGGCTATGTAGCGGCTTTTCTCATTCCCATCGCCATCGTAAGCGTGGCGTTTGCGGGCCGGGGGATTGCTCCCGTGGGGAATCACAACCTCTTGGTAAGTGACTTAGCAACCCAGTACTTTCCCTTTTTTAATTTTTTACGCACGCAGTTACAGCACGGGACGATTAGTACCTATTCCTTTTTATTCTCCCTCGGGGATAATACCATTCCGGTCTATACCTACTACCTGATGAGCCCCTTAAATCTACTGGTTGGATTGGTGAAGAGCGCACAGATTCCTTTACTCATGGAAGCCCTAATCATGATCAAGATTGGCTTGATTAGTCTCAGCATGGTGATTTTTCTTCGCGTGCATGAACACCGGTTTGAGTGGCGCCAACTAGTAGCGGGAACGGCTTACGGACTTTGTGGATTCGTGGCCATGTACTTTTACGATTTTATGTGGCTCGAAGCGCTGATGGTCCTACCGTTCTTGACCCTCGCCATTGACCGACTATTCACGAAGGGGAAATGGGGCTGGTATACCTTTACCTTGCTGGTTGGCATTCTTTTGAACTATTACATGGGCTACATGCTGTGTGTCTACTCCGTTATTTACTTTATTTACCTCCTGCTCTTACATCAACCGCAGTCCATGAAGTTTTGGGCCTACGTCAAGACGCAGGGAACCTGTCTGGCGAAATACATCGTTAGTTCGCTCCTTGGCGGGGCCTTGTCAGCATTCCTCTTGGTTCCGACCCTCGTGGGGATGCTGTCCACCGGTAAGGGGAGTTTAAGCTTCGTTAGTTTCCTCCCCATCGTGCGCTTTCTTCCATCGGACTTTTTGAGCCTCGGCGTGGGAGCGACCAACTTTGTGGGGCGCTTAAACCACGAGCCCTCGTTATTCGTAGGTAGTTTTTTTGCGTTGGGGATGCTGGTCTTTTGGTTAAGCCCCCGGATTACTCGGCACGAAAAACGGGCGTCCGTCTGGTTAGTCGGAGCCATTTTTATTGGGATGTTAATTGCCACCTTTGATACCATTTGGCACATGTTCCAGATGCCAGCTGGGTTCCCCTTCCGGGAAGTTTATATGTTGAGCTTTGTGATGATTTGGTTGGGGTACCAAGCCTGGCAACGGGGGGCCTTTCAATCCCGCACAGTGGTGGTTCAAGCAGCCGTGGTTTTAGCTGGGCTCTTGACGCTGGGCTACGGAGCGGCCTTTTTAGAAATCCGAATTGCCCGTGCCGTGCACTGGTCCACCCCGTTTTACGTTACTAGTTACTGGAACTGGATTATCGCCCTCGTCTTCCTGGGAGTTACGGTCGGGGTGATTTTGCTTAGTCAAAAGCACCCCCGGTGGTGGCCATTAATCTTAGTGGTCGTAGCCGTGGAAATGGGCACCAACTTCTGGTTAGCTCTCGGTGGGACCAATGAATATGGGAACCAACCTCGGTTTGCCCGCCACTTTCAGCAATCTACCCGGCTAGTGGAGACCGCCCGACGGAACGATCGCTTTACCCGGCTCGACGTTAATAATCAGCTCTATACGCATAGTTTTAACATTAATTACAACCAGTATAATGACTCACTCTTATTTAACTTTTATGGGGTCAACAGTTACACGTCATCCTTAAACGTGCACACCCACGATGCGCTCACGAACCTCGGCTTGTACAGTCGTAACGAACGGCGGGTTAGTGTGCGGGGGCTAACGCCGGTCACGGCACAACTGTTAAGCGTGGGGCGGCAGGTTGATATTGACCAGCAGGGACACCGCACCATTACAGAAAATGCACAAAATACGGGACTGGGCTATGCCGTCGCAGCTGGCAGTGCCCACGTCCGCTTGGTTAATCAGGACGTGTACGGAAACTTAAACCGCCTCTTTCAAGCAGAAAGTAACACGAAACAAACTGTTTTCCACCCTAATCGGGTCCAAACATTACAAAAGCACCAGCAGGGGGGTCAATTTAAGTATCGGGTTCGGGTAACACCAACCCTTTCGGGACCCCAGTACCTTGATTTGCAACGGGTTAGTCCCAACCAGAAACTCCAGTTAGCGGTTAATGGGAAACGCGTGGCGAGTCGCTATCCACAAAACGGTGCAGAACTCATTTCGTTAGGGAAGCAGTCGAAGCCATTTGTGGTGACCTTGATGAGTAATCGGAAGTTAACCGCCCAGGATTGGCGGACGACCTTTGCTAGTTACCAACCAGAACCAGTGCAACGATTTGAACAGGCAACCAAACCATACCGGCTTCAGGTTGATAATCCGCGGCAGTTGGCACTACACGGGGACCGGTTTACCGCTCAAGTTCGCACGACCAAGGACCGACCGGTAGTCCTGATTAGCATTCCATACGACCAGGGTTGGACGATTACAGCCGATGGGAAACCTGTTAAAATGAAGAAGGCGCTAAACGGACTGTCACAAGTTACATTAACGCCCGGACACCATCGCTTAGCGTTTCATTACCAAACTCCGGGGTTTAAGGTCGGGTTAATTATTTCCGGATTAGGGCTTCTAGGAGTGTTATTGGCTAGTTGGATGTGGAAAACGCCACGGACGGTTAGGAGAAATAAAAAATGGTAG
- a CDS encoding methylated-DNA--[protein]-cysteine S-methyltransferase translates to MQRLYWDAININGQKVFYTVTDAGLNFVSSPDCGVSQVLRFYAAPFEYVHDHQQTDGYRKALKRYLKGKSEQFGFTLDYFVDGTPQQEEVWQLISAIPYGKTLKLADLAAQLRVDPATVRAAMQACPLWLVVPLHRVVELGDDRGYRTNAAMRTYLRNLEQSPKSELRELL, encoded by the coding sequence ATGCAACGGTTATACTGGGATGCAATTAACATCAATGGCCAAAAGGTCTTTTATACGGTTACCGATGCGGGACTCAATTTTGTTAGTTCGCCCGATTGTGGGGTTTCGCAGGTGCTTCGGTTTTATGCAGCACCGTTTGAATACGTCCATGATCACCAACAGACGGATGGGTACCGAAAAGCCCTGAAACGGTATTTGAAGGGGAAAAGCGAGCAATTTGGCTTCACCCTCGATTACTTTGTGGATGGGACTCCTCAACAAGAAGAGGTCTGGCAGCTGATTAGTGCAATTCCATACGGAAAAACTCTGAAGCTGGCTGACCTTGCTGCACAATTACGCGTTGACCCAGCCACGGTGCGGGCGGCCATGCAGGCCTGTCCGCTGTGGTTAGTGGTTCCCCTCCATCGGGTGGTGGAACTAGGTGATGATCGTGGCTACCGTACCAACGCCGCCATGCGCACCTATTTGCGTAATCTGGAGCAAAGTCCAAAATCAGAGTTAAGGGAGTTATTATAA
- a CDS encoding NAD(P)-dependent oxidoreductase, translated as MFKITVYNVREVETPLFEKLNKDDYDLTLVAERLTLDNVDRAECANAVLITAFDDCDAEVVEQLANAGVKYIYTRVVGVNNINVKAARNLGIQVANVPNYSPRAVAELSLTLGLTLFRNVSKASVNTHDGDFRLLPTYYANEIHSATVGIIGAGKIGMAEAKLYRGLGAKVVAYKRNPEPDNDVVSFVDLDTLLRTSDIVSLHIPYIPGQTGKLIGDPEIAKMKDQAILVNTARGQVVDNQAVADAVRNSHLGGYGTDVILDEDAIIGKQFDSLDDLPNPLNLELMKNYPNVLVTPHMGFFTEPAVEDMIRISFENFANTLTKGAPLYPVNE; from the coding sequence ATGTTTAAAATAACTGTGTATAACGTACGTGAGGTCGAAACCCCACTGTTTGAAAAACTTAATAAAGATGACTATGACTTAACGTTGGTAGCGGAACGGCTCACGCTGGATAACGTGGATCGGGCCGAATGTGCCAATGCAGTTCTGATTACGGCCTTTGATGATTGTGATGCCGAAGTGGTTGAACAGCTAGCTAATGCGGGCGTGAAGTACATTTACACCCGGGTCGTGGGTGTGAATAACATTAACGTTAAGGCGGCTAGAAACCTGGGGATTCAGGTTGCCAACGTGCCGAACTACTCGCCACGTGCCGTGGCAGAGTTGTCCTTGACGCTTGGATTAACGTTATTTAGAAACGTGTCAAAGGCCAGCGTGAATACTCACGATGGTGATTTCCGTTTGTTGCCAACTTACTATGCCAATGAAATTCACAGTGCAACGGTCGGAATCATTGGGGCCGGTAAGATTGGGATGGCCGAAGCAAAGTTATACCGAGGCTTAGGTGCCAAGGTCGTGGCTTACAAACGGAACCCCGAACCAGATAATGACGTGGTTTCATTTGTGGATCTAGATACGTTGTTACGCACTTCTGACATTGTGTCACTCCACATTCCCTACATTCCGGGGCAAACTGGAAAGTTAATTGGTGATCCTGAAATCGCGAAGATGAAGGATCAGGCTATTTTGGTGAACACCGCCCGGGGGCAAGTCGTTGATAACCAGGCGGTGGCGGATGCGGTTCGTAATTCGCACCTCGGTGGTTACGGAACGGATGTAATTTTGGACGAAGATGCCATCATCGGGAAACAATTCGATTCCCTGGATGACTTGCCGAACCCCCTTAATCTAGAGTTAATGAAAAACTATCCTAACGTCTTGGTAACTCCGCACATGGGCTTCTTTACTGAACCAGCCGTTGAAGACATGATTCGGATTAGTTTTGAAAACTTTGCTAACACATTAACGAAGGGTGCACCATTGTACCCAGTAAACGAATAG
- a CDS encoding HdeD family acid-resistance protein — translation MFSSERKFDPFTLVVGILFAILSLVILKYPNGSLMVVAYIIAFALIMEGIFKLADLTAIDKSLGISNTWMIISAILDLILGVLIIFMPGLGGIYLWVVLSISFIVDSLFELWASRYISKNHKGYFWFTVILGVIGLILGIVLLFNPLLGVSTSLFLIAFYLMFFGILLVVRSF, via the coding sequence ATGTTTAGTTCAGAAAGAAAATTTGATCCATTTACGTTAGTCGTAGGGATTTTATTTGCGATTCTGTCGTTAGTAATTTTGAAATACCCCAACGGTTCTCTGATGGTCGTTGCTTACATCATTGCCTTTGCTTTGATTATGGAAGGAATCTTCAAGTTAGCTGATTTAACTGCCATTGATAAGTCACTGGGGATTAGCAATACTTGGATGATTATCAGTGCCATCCTTGACCTAATCCTTGGAGTTCTGATTATCTTCATGCCTGGTTTGGGTGGCATCTACCTATGGGTAGTTCTCTCCATCTCGTTCATTGTGGATTCACTCTTTGAACTCTGGGCTAGCCGGTACATCAGCAAGAACCACAAAGGTTACTTCTGGTTTACGGTTATCTTAGGAGTAATCGGCTTAATCTTAGGAATTGTGCTGTTATTCAATCCTTTACTGGGTGTAAGTACCAGCCTCTTCTTAATTGCTTTTTACCTCATGTTCTTCGGAATTTTGTTGGTTGTTCGTTCATTCTAA
- the yjeM gene encoding glutamate/gamma-aminobutyrate family transporter YjeM, with protein sequence MNNRKLTLISLVLIIFTSIFNFVNIPRAFYLMGYASIIFYLIAAVCFFLPFAFMVAEFGSAYPSAKGGIYTWMAASVNPRYAFVGIVMWYTSFITWMLNTSSIIWIPISTAIFGVDKTQSWHLFGLNDVQTLGILAVALVALVTFVASRGLKQFKLITSIGGTAMLLASFILIVGGSIILLLNGHPLQPLSLLSFFKSPNPDYQTGIAVLGFSVYAIFAFGGIEIISGLVDQTKNPQKTFPRGIAISASLITIVYALGIFVTGMFTNWNQVFNANGGHHVNIGNEAFIAMNNFGYQLGLALHYPHGVAVQMGLWVARYIGLSMFLALMGAFTTVVFSPIKQLVEGTPAHMWPAWLRKVKQDLPVNAMKVQALIVMAFILLVSFGGKDAKMFFQIVVSMTNVSMSLPYLFVAFAFWQFRKKRIAHPFVFFKSYPVARLASIVVLVTVGAAILFTLIAPVMSGQWSTTMWMILGPVLFITVALIWSRKTD encoded by the coding sequence ATGAATAACCGAAAATTAACTTTAATTTCGTTAGTATTGATTATCTTTACTTCGATTTTTAACTTTGTTAACATTCCGCGGGCCTTTTACTTAATGGGCTACGCTTCCATTATTTTTTATCTGATTGCAGCCGTTTGTTTTTTCCTACCGTTTGCGTTTATGGTGGCGGAGTTTGGGTCCGCATATCCTAGCGCCAAGGGGGGAATCTATACGTGGATGGCGGCGTCCGTTAACCCCCGGTATGCCTTTGTGGGGATTGTGATGTGGTATACCTCCTTCATTACGTGGATGCTAAATACCAGTTCCATTATCTGGATTCCGATCTCCACGGCCATCTTTGGGGTGGATAAAACCCAGAGTTGGCATCTGTTTGGACTTAACGACGTCCAGACGTTGGGGATCTTGGCAGTGGCCCTGGTGGCGCTCGTGACTTTTGTGGCTAGCCGGGGATTAAAGCAGTTTAAACTGATTACCTCCATTGGGGGTACCGCCATGTTACTGGCCAGCTTTATTTTGATTGTGGGGGGCAGTATCATCCTGCTCTTAAACGGGCATCCCCTTCAACCGTTGAGCTTGCTGAGCTTCTTTAAATCACCTAATCCAGACTACCAAACGGGAATTGCCGTGCTCGGTTTTTCCGTTTATGCAATCTTTGCCTTTGGGGGGATTGAAATTATTAGTGGGCTGGTTGATCAAACCAAGAATCCCCAAAAGACCTTCCCCCGGGGGATTGCGATTAGTGCTAGTTTAATTACGATTGTTTATGCCCTCGGGATCTTTGTAACGGGGATGTTTACCAACTGGAACCAGGTCTTTAATGCCAATGGGGGTCACCACGTCAACATTGGAAACGAAGCCTTTATTGCCATGAATAACTTTGGTTATCAATTAGGACTAGCGCTGCACTATCCCCATGGGGTTGCCGTTCAAATGGGCCTCTGGGTGGCGCGCTACATCGGCTTATCCATGTTCTTGGCTCTGATGGGGGCCTTTACGACGGTGGTCTTTTCGCCAATTAAGCAACTAGTCGAAGGAACGCCGGCGCACATGTGGCCAGCGTGGTTACGAAAAGTGAAACAGGACTTACCGGTGAACGCCATGAAGGTGCAAGCCCTCATTGTGATGGCCTTCATTTTACTGGTCTCCTTTGGCGGAAAAGACGCCAAAATGTTCTTCCAGATTGTTGTTTCAATGACAAACGTTTCAATGTCACTCCCATACCTGTTTGTGGCCTTTGCGTTTTGGCAGTTTCGCAAGAAACGGATTGCTCATCCCTTCGTGTTCTTTAAGAGCTATCCCGTGGCGCGTTTAGCGTCGATCGTGGTCTTAGTAACCGTTGGGGCGGCAATCTTGTTTACCTTGATTGCACCGGTGATGAGCGGGCAGTGGTCCACTACGATGTGGATGATTCTTGGTCCCGTCCTCTTTATTACGGTGGCGCTGATTTGGTCGCGAAAAACCGACTAA